A genome region from Apus apus isolate bApuApu2 chromosome 2, bApuApu2.pri.cur, whole genome shotgun sequence includes the following:
- the ROCK1 gene encoding rho-associated protein kinase 1 isoform X5 produces MSTGESFESRFEKIDVTLKDPKSEVNVDCLLDGLDALVYDLDFPALRKNKNIDNFLNRYKDTVNKMRDLRMKAEDYEVVKVIGRGAFGEVQLVRHKSSRRVYAMKLLSKFEMIKRSDSAFFWEERDIMAFANSPWVVQLFYAFQDDRYLYMVMEYMPGGDLVNLMSNYDVPEKWARFYTAEVVLALDAIHSMGFIHRDVKPDNMLLDKAGHLKLADFGTCMKMNKEGMVRCDTAVGTPDYISPEVLKSQGGDGYYGRECDWWSVGVFLYEMLVGDTPFYADSLVGTYSKIMNHKNSLTFPDDNEISKEAKNLICAFLTDREVRLGRNGVDEIKRHLFFKNDQWAWETLRDTVAPVVPDLSSDIDTSNFDDLEEDKGEEETFPIPKAFVGNQLPFVGFTYYSNRRYLAVSAENSNDNRTVSSVDKSVLENMQKMIYELEEQLHNEMQLKDEMEQKCRSSNIKLDKIMKELDEEGNQRKNLESTLSQIEKEKMVLQHKINDYQRKIEQENEKRRNVENEVSTLKDQMEDLKKISQHSQITNEKITQLQKQLEEANDLLRTESDTAARLRKGNTEMSKSLSQVESLNRELQERCRVLESTKLQVEKDYYQLQAALESERRDRSHGSEMIGELQVRITTLQEEVKNIKNNLEKVEAERKQAQDMLNHSEKEKNNLEIDLNYKLKSLQDRLEQEVNEHKVTKARLTDKHQSIEEARSVAMCEMEKKVKEERAAREKAENLIVQAEKQCSMLDFDLKQSQQKLEHLLEQKERLEDEVKNLTLQLEQETNKRIMAQNELKTQAFEADNLKGSEKQLKQEINTLLEAKRLLEFELAQLAKQYRGNEGQMRELQDQLEAEQYFSTLYKTQVKELKEEIDEKNKETQRKMQELQNEKETLTTQLDLAETKAESERLARALLEEQYFELSQESKKAASRHRQEMTDKDSIIRRLEETNNTLTKDIALITKENSEISEKIKKQEEEYKMKKEEEINNIRMHYEKSINTERTLKTQAVNKLAEIMNRKDFKIDRKKANMQDLRKKEKENRKLQLELNQEKEKFNQMVVKYQKELNEMQAQLAEESTYRNELQMQLDSKESDIEQLRRKIMDLQQGMDSTSVASLQPDETDGNLSDCHILEYSQGS; encoded by the exons gatgGATTAGATGCTTTGGTATATGACTTGGATTTTCCTgccttaagaaaaaacaaaaatattgatAACTTCTTAAACAGGT ATAAAGacacagtaaataaaatgaGAGATCTGCGCATGAAAGCTGAAGATTATGAAGTGGTGAAGGTGATCGGTAGAGGGGCATTTGGGGAGGTTCAGCTG GTGAGGCATAAATCCTCAAGGAGAGTGTATGCCATGAAGCTTCTAAGCAAATTTGAGATGATAAAAAGATCGGATTCTGCGTTCTTCTGGGAAGAGAGGGATATTATGGCTTTTGCTAATAGTCCCTGGGTTGTTCAG ttattttatgCATTCCAAGATGACCGTTACCTTTACATGGTGATGGAATATATGCCTGGTGGGGACCTTGTGAATTTAATGAGCAACTATGATGTTCCGGAGAAATGGGCAAGATTTTATACTGCTGAAGTTGTACTTGCATTAGATGCAATTCACTCAATGGGTTTTAtacacag AGATGTGAAGCCTGATAATATGCTGCTAGATAAAGCTGGTCATTTAAAACTAGCAGATTTTGGTACTTGTATGAAGATGAACAAG GAAGGTATGGTACGATGCGATACGGCTGTGGGAACACCAGACTATATATCTCCTGAAGTATTGAAGTCTCAGGGTGGTGATGGTTACTATGGGAGAGAATGTGACTGGTGGTCAGTTGGAGTCTTTTTGTATGAGATGCTTGTAG GTGATACACCCTTTTATGCAGATTCTTTGGTTGGAACATATAGTAAGATTATGAACCATAAGAACTCCCTTACTTTCCCTGATGACAATGAGATTTCTAAAGAGGCAAAAAACCTTATATGTGCTTTTTTAACTGACAG GGAAGTGAGGCTAGGACGAAATGGTGTAGACGAAATAAAACGTCACCTTTTCTTCAAAAATGATCAATGGGCTTGGGAGACTCTAAGAGACA ctGTAGCACCAGTTGTGCCCGACTTAAGTAGTGACATTGACACTAGTAATTTTGATGATCTGGAAGAAGacaaaggagaggaagaaacgTTTCCCATACCAAAAGCATTTGTGGGCAACCAGCTTCCTTTTGTAGGATTCACATATTACAGCAACCGTCG GTATTTAGCTGTCTCCGCAGAAAATTCCAACGATAACAGAACAGTCTCGAGCGTCGATAAAAGTGTG ctGGAAAATATGCAGAAGATGATCTATGAGTTGGAAGAACAACTACATAATGAAATGCAGTTGAAAGATGAAATGGAGCAAAAGTGCAG aTCTTCAAACATAAAGCTAGACAAGATAATGAAAGAATTGGATgaagag gGAAATCAAAGAAAGAACTTGGAATCAACACTGTCTCAGATTGAGAAGGAAAAGATGGTTTtgcaacacaaaataaatgactaccaaagaaaaattgaacaagagaatgaaaaaagacGGAATGTGGAAAATGAAG TGTCCACACTAAAAGATCAGATGgaagacttgaaaaaaatcagccagCATTCACAAATTACAAATGAGAAGATAACACAACTACAAAAACAA CTAGAAGAAGCAAATGATTTGCTGAGGACAGAATCAGATACAGCAGCAAGACTGAGAAAGGGTAACACAGAAATGAGCAAGTCTTTAAGTCAGGTAGAATCACTGAACAGAGAACTCCAAGAAAGGTGCAGAGTTCTAGAAAGCACAAAACTCCAGGTGGAGAAAGATTATTACCAACTGCAAGCAGCTTTGGAGTCAGAACGAAGGGACAGAAGTCATGGATCTGAAATGATTGGAGAACTACAGG TTCGGATTACAACTTTACAAGAAGaagtaaaaaacattaaaaacaatctTGAAAAAgttgaagcagaaagaaaacaagcacaaGATATGCTTAATCATTCAGAAAAG gaaaagaataatttagaGATAGATTTGAATTACAAACTCAAATCATTACAAGACCGGTTAGAACAGGAAGTAAATGAACACAAAGTGACTAAAGCTCGGTTAACTGACAAACATCAGTCAATAGAGGAGGCAAGATCAGTTGCAATGTGTG aaatggaaaaaaaagtaaaggaagaaagggcagcaagagaaaaggcagaaaatctAATAGTTCAAGCTGAAAAACAGTGTTCCATGCTGGACTTTGACCTGAAGCAATCTCAGCAAAAACTGGAACACCTTCTTGAGCAAAAGGAGAGACTGGAAGATGAA GTAAAGAATCTAACACTGCAGCTAGAACAAGAGACCAATAAACGAATAATGGCACAAAATGAATTAAAGACACAAGCTTTTGAAGCAGATAACTTGAAGGGttctgagaagcagctgaaacagGAAATCAATACATTGTTAGAAGCAAAGAGACTACTGGAATTTGAGTTGGCTCAACTTGCTAA ACAGTACAGAGGAAATGAAGGTCAAATGCGTGAGCTTCAGGATCAGCTTGAAGCTGAGCAGTATTTTTCG ACACTTTACAAAACTCAGGTTAAGgagctgaaagaggaaattgatgaaaagaataaagaaactcaaagaaaaatgcaggagttgcaaaatgaaaa AGAAACGCTCACTACCCAGTTGGATTTAGCTGAAACCAAAGCTGAGTCGGAACGGTTGGCACGAGCACTCCTTGAAGAACAGTATTTTGAACTGagtcaggaaagcaaaaaagcagcatCAAGACATAGGCAAGAAATGACTGATAAGGACAGCATCATAAGAAGG ctGGAAGAAACTAATAACACATTAACCAAAGACATTGCTTTAATAACAAAGGAGAATTCAGAGATCagtgaaaaaattaagaaacaggAGGAAG aatacaaaatgaaaaaagaggaggaaatcaATAACATTAGAATGCATTATGAGAAGAGCATTAACACTGAAAGAACTCTGAAGACACAG GCTGTCAACAAACTGGCTGAGATAATGAATCGGAAAGATTTTAAGATAGACAGGAAGAAAGCTAACATGCAAGatttgaggaagaaagagaaggaaaaccgAAAGCTCCAATTAGAGCTTAatcaagaaaaagagaagtttaaCCAGATGGTAGTGAAATATCAAAAGGAGCTCAATGAAATGCAAGCG CAACTAGCAGAAGAATCTACGTACAGGAATGAGCTCCAGATGCAGCTGGATAGTAAAGAGAGTGACATAGAACAACTACGAAGGAAAATTATGGACCTGCAGCAAGGAATGGATTCTACCAGTGTTGCTAGTCTCCAGCCAGATGAAACAGATGGAAATCTTTCAG ATTGCCACATTCTAGAGTATTCCCAGGGATCTTAG